The genomic stretch AAGCGCTTGTTCAATGAGCTTAAAAAATGtagcaaaaaaaattcagcgCGGTACtgatggggctgctgctgcactGATGGGATCGAAGAGGCTGCTGCACTGATGGGGCTACTAAATGTCTATTGCCAAGCAATAATTCGTCCTCATCAGTTTCTGATCATTATATGAACCATCATCTTCGGATTCAGCATCATGATTTGCCTCATCAGTATAGCCTTCGGACCTTGAGGTCTACAACAAGCCTTTTGGGATAAGACGCGTGTGTCCTAACAAGCTGAATCAATGTGGTTGTTGTATGCTCCTCGGAAgaattatatttattttatttcaaaCACCAAGAGCTACAGGGTAacagcttggcgccaagatctatggtGCCGAGACCTTATCTATGTCGGCGCCAGGTCATCGCCACGTCCGACATCTCACCAAGACTTCGGCGCCATTGGTCATGGCGCCGAGACGTGTTTCCTCAGCGCCGAAAGCCATGGCGTCGAGGTCAAAGTTCATAAACGAAAATCAAACCACCAGGAATCTATTTgtgaatatttttcaaaaaaagagctgaaaaagaaaaaattcgGGAACCTGTGCAAAGAAAGGTTATGTACTTCTGTGTGACGAACAAATGGAAATTCCGCTTTGTTTTCCACAAAAGCCAATGAAAACGAATATCGCCCGCGCTTAGGCACCTGCTAGTGGGCCAtctttatttagaaaaaaaaacggGCCATGTAGATTGGGCTGCCATTGCCCATTCTGATTTATGGCCTTCGGCCCAATCATGAGTGTCCGGAGCAAAACACTAAAGCATTATAGAAATAGCCCAGAAGTTTAAATGGACCTAAATCAAATTGATAATATACTGTAGATTTGTAGCCCTCGATTAACTTTGAAAAATGTATTCACTTGTTCTCACCCTCTCAAACAGAAAGAATGATATGCAATCTTCAGCCTTGGAAGACCAGATTCGAAGATCGTCGTACTGGTACCTGTTGGATAGATTAATTTCCGAACTAAATTTATcataacaaaaataaaatctagCATACAAATatctaacatactaggcaacaatAATCACAACTTCATTATCTCAGTAAACATGTTGAAATAACAGATCGGATCACGGCGTACGTACTTAGCGGGTGCAGCCGTGACGACAAGCGGTGCTGATGGAATGACAACGGTGTTGCGGGCAGAGCGCAGCAGACGACGTCGAAGATGATGGTACGCCGCAACGTCGGACTGGGACAAAAGAtgagccgtggtgaagaccCCTACTCTCCcgttcgccggtgcacgccgatgctcaggatggagtagactacggtggtgGCGCATTAGCAAGAAGAGGCAAACTCGATTAGATGCATATTCGATAGAGGTCGACGGTGTTGCGGACAGAGCGCAGCAGACGACGTCGAAGATGATGGTATGCCGCAACGCCGGACTGGGACGGAAGAtgagccgtggtgaagaccCCTACTCTCCcgttcgccggtgcacgccggtgctcgggatggagtagactacggtgacGGCACATTAGCGAGAAGAGGTAAACTCGATTAGATGCATATTCGGTAGAGGTCGATAGGTCGTATATATAGGAGAGCAAAACGGCAAAAGAAAACTGCACCACCCAAAGCCAGAGGTCAGATTTCAGTGGAACATTCACACGCAGGTGTCACACGCCTGCACCCTTCACCCGACATGGCCCGACCCAATGAGGTGAGCAAGCAGGCATGTGaagctttccttctctccccacacacctAGCTTGATGGGGTGGAGATAACCTCCATATTTATTTTGGTCATCCTACTTTTCctttagcaatatgggactaaagaTTTGCACCACTCCAACCACTTGCTCATGCCCACATAGACCTTtgaaatttattggaatttctaaaaTTGCAATGGACCAAGCCTATTATTCCATCAGTACCCTTGCAAGCGCAAAATCTCGTGTGGAAGTACAAATCACGTGAAAACGCACACTGTTTAAAGATTTCCTTTCAATGTTCTTAGAATTTATCATACGGCCTTTTCAAAAAACATTATCACATACACAGGACGGCATGTTTCATACCTGCGCAGGATTATTTCAAGATAGTCAATCAACCACATGaatctgtcttttttttttttgcacgcgcgcgcgcacataAAAAACAAAAACGCGCACGGATCTTATACTCTGATCCTCAAACTGTTGTTCCACTACAGCCCAGCACAAAGTTGTCGTGAATTTCATGGTCTTCTGCGCCTGATTATTCTAACAAACTTTCGATTCTACGTGATGCAAATGCAACGGCCAGGAGTATTTCATCATAATCTAACCGGCTTCCTTGCAGCTGATGCTGACCGGCTTAAACTATAGGATCTCATCGTGACGATGCCACAAGTATGAGAAACTCGGATCCTCATCTTTTCAGTAATAACTCGGGTCCTTTTGATTTTTCAGAACTAGCCATCATCCATCAGTACTGCTCGCATCACGAGCATTTGATAACTTTGAGTGATCGCAAATCATAGTTACTGTTTGGTTTACAACTGAAAAAGGTGACAAGGATTGGTGAACAGTGTTCTTCAGAAACCTAGCTTGTtacagaaaagaaagagaactaaGTTCATTTGGAAAATGATAGGTTTTTATGTTACATCAATTCCGTGGCCATTAAtaattccttttcctttcctccaAATTCATATTTTTAATTGTCCCCATCAATATGCTTACCCGAGAGTTTCTGCAAACTGTGAAGAAACCGTCTGAATAGCTCTTTATTACAAGAACAGTTGCTAGGACGGTGGTACGTGAGACTGCGAACGAGATTACGGAAGCGTGATTTATGCATTAGCATCATCCAGGTCATTTTTGCCAGTCTATTCCGGGACTCCTCAGTCCTCACAGGTCATCATCTACGTGCAAAATTAATGGACAATAACGTGACTTGTTCATCTTATCCAAATTAGAAGCCTCTATTAGCGGCTGATGCATGCTGTGTTCATCACAAATGACCGATCAAGTTGTTGCGAGAAagacaaaataaaacaaaattttGTGTGCTCTTACGTATTACTGACTTCAAGAAGACGATGGATGCAAAACGCTGTGCACCTGATGACCTGATCGATAGTAGAAGTCGACATGTACACGTCAGGAGTTGGAAAATAAAAGCATATATACATGCAAGCATATCTGTATATCCACAATGTCAGTCAAGCAAGGCATCCAGCTGGTCGGTCGAAACCACCAATTAAACAGTTGGCACCAGGCTTCAGGAATTGGTCGATCTTCTATTCTAAAACGCTGGCTCCATAGACGAGCTTCATGCCTGCAGGTTTGCCAAAACCTCGGGTGCGACGGCGTGGAGCGGTGGAACACGAGATCGTTTCTCTGTTTCCAAACCATCCAACAGACGAGAAGAAGGATGACGGGCCGGCAGCGTTGTCGGACGGGCTACTGCAACCATCAGCTGTTTGACGGTTGCGTTTTCAGTTGGGACACCGAGCGATTCCCAAACGTTCAGGGCGAAGCCGCATCGGAAGATAATATGGTCACAGTCTTCAAGTTGTCCACACAGCTCGCAGGAAGGATCATCCAGGATGTTTTTCGTTTGCGCGGCACTGAATCCGCTCCTGAACGAGCAGCCATCCTTCTTCAAGCTGACGAATCGCTGACGCCGCCGTTCCGCAGGCTCCCTGATCTCGCCGCTCCAACAAGTCATGAAAATCTCCGGTTCTTTCACTTTTTATTTCCCGCGACGAAACGCCAAGTTTCACGCGCGAAATAGAGAAGGGTCGCCCCGAGGAGAAGCTCGAGGTGATCGAGGAGAGGTCAGATCAAATTATTAAGGAGTCTGAAAAGGTTCAGGACAAGATATCATCGATCGAGGAACAAACCGACCGTCTGGCAGAGACGTCGAAGAAGGTGGGGGAGCAGATCAATGGCGTGCTGGATCACTCGAAGGCCATCTTTGAGCAGTCCAAGGAGATGGCTAAAGCTCAGGCAGCCCTCAAGGAAGGGCAAACGGAGATGAGGGAGAAGATGGACGCAGGCATGGCGCGCGTCGAGGAGTCGTATGAGAGCCTTGGTAAAGGGATGGATAACCTGAAAGAGGAGACAGGATACGTTAAGAGGGAAATAAAAAGTGTTGGCGACTCAATGTCTTCAAAGATGCAAGATTTGCAGAGCAAGGCTGATGATATTGGGAGTGTGGCTGGCAAGTCATTGGAGAATCAGATGCAGCTGCTGGATCGTCAGAGCCGGACCATGGAAGGATTGAATAATCTCCACAGCTTTCAAGCAAAAGCTCTTGAAGCAAGCAGGTATTGTATTTGTGTGTACTGCCCATTCTGTATTATTGTTCATGGACTAATGGTTAGTTTACATctgaaagcaaaaaaaaagatgctgaTTAAACGAGGCATTTGCAGGGAAACAGTTGAGAAACTTGCGCAGTTTGGCCAACGCCAGCAGGAAGAGCTATTGGCCCGGCAAGAACAGATCCGGCAAGCCCACGATCATCTCATCCAAAACTCGCACTCAATACTGGAAGCACAGGTTCTTATCCATCTCATTCTGAAAAATCTAAATAATTTTGTCCCTTCAAATCTCCCACCTACTTATTGAATTTTTCACCCGCAGGAAGAGTTCAGAGCAAAGCAGGCCAACATTTTTGCCGCTCTGGATAAACTGCACATCCTGCACAACGCCATCCTAGCTGAGTCTCGCTTCATCAAGGCATTCTTCTTCTACTGCTGCATCGTGTTCCTCATCTACATGCTCACTAGTGCAAAGCAAACGTTCAGCATCCGGGGCCAGCTCTACTTTGGTATGATTTCATCCCTGTAATTCACAACTTAATTTCTACATCAGGTGAATGCCCATTTTTGCTGACATCCATGTCTGCCCCGTCAGGTCTTTGCATCACACTAGTCCTGGAGATTGGGCTGATCAAGATCGGCGCCGACAACTCGGACAAGCAGTTCTGGGTCATGTCCAAGGTGTTCTTGGTCAGAATGCTGTTCCTCGGGGTCGCCACTGTCCAGATCCTTCACTCTATATTCACCTACAGGTATGTCAGTATGTGACAAACGAACTGCATATTTAGAATTTCAGTAGCATGTTGACCAAAACCGTTGCTGCAATTTTAACTTGCTGATTGCCCTTCAGGGACTACGAGGCGCTGAACCACCGGCTCCTCCAGACGCTGGTGGAGAAAGTCCGGGCGCTGGAGAAGAACGCCGGCGGGAGGGCGCAGCTGCCGTACGACACGGAGGAGAGCGAGGGGAGCCTGATGGATTACTCGTGGGTCTTCGACGAGCTG from Setaria italica strain Yugu1 chromosome II, Setaria_italica_v2.0, whole genome shotgun sequence encodes the following:
- the LOC101782915 gene encoding protein GAMETE EXPRESSED 1-like; this encodes SRDETPSFTREIEKGRPEEKLEVIEERSDQIIKESEKVQDKISSIEEQTDRLAETSKKVGEQINGVLDHSKAIFEQSKEMAKAQAALKEGQTEMREKMDAGMARVEESYESLGKGMDNLKEETGYVKREIKSVGDSMSSKMQDLQSKADDIGSVAGKSLENQMQLLDRQSRTMEGLNNLHSFQAKALEASRETVEKLAQFGQRQQEELLARQEQIRQAHDHLIQNSHSILEAQEEFRAKQANIFAALDKLHILHNAILAESRFIKAFFFYCCIVFLIYMLTSAKQTFSIRGQLYFGLCITLVLEIGLIKIGADNSDKQFWVMSKVFLVRMLFLGVATVQILHSIFTYRDYEALNHRLLQTLVEKVRALEKNAGGRAQLPYDTEESEGSLMDYSWVFDELADEVDSKVDPSYEVVLPEVGENSIATLVGRRYNLRSNVLHLSSFCVGRRPLVLGAK